The Lycium barbarum isolate Lr01 chromosome 9, ASM1917538v2, whole genome shotgun sequence genome has a segment encoding these proteins:
- the LOC132610089 gene encoding uncharacterized protein LOC132610089 isoform X1, which produces MAALSNNNQVLISLPLSSSQSATPRVFNHLGFSYIRRRAYLRKWKLWSAPKQYNSSSSRIKRFQLVSAKNYEAGQSEDAEEIMHKASDDLTGNLEDKTVPPRSSLLAKLAIALGIAATVTFLSIGLKQPIQESNFGIQYLVDGSSSSTIATPAPGFSFKAFGYRVMLPEYAPGWVYFWLLMAAGFGLFISEEALNIWVGISIARMLVLDGTWQSLANSFSRNAPYITSTILWVYWGVCLSDMIPFYLGKLFKQSGASNDVYSKLGIGNQKVRDITDAVQKYGNLIGLVERFSLGVRNPTAFLAGALDVSPECFFAGVCCGGFITLPIQLTIGFLLRERPVFAVATVATVVGIWTVFPYAVAAVTALFLYLRRQFSG; this is translated from the exons ATGGCGGCTCTATCTAATAATAACCAAGTATTGATATCTCTTCCACTGTCTTCATCTCAATCTGCAACTCCTCGAGTATTTAACCACCTCGGATTTTCTTACATTCGTCGGAGAGCTTATTTAAGGAAGTGGAAACTCTGGAGTGCACCAAAGCAATACAACTCTTCATCCTCTAG GATCAAAAGATTTCAGCTTGTGAGTGCTAAAAATTATGAAGCTGGACAGTCGGAGGATGCTGAGGAGATAATGCATAAGGCTTCCGATGATTTAACTGGTAATCTGGAAGATAAAACTGTTCCCCCAAGAAGTTCGCTTTTGGCAAAACTGGCAATAGCGCTAGGTATAGCTGCTACAGTTACATTCCTATCCATAGGTCTCAAGCAGCCTATTCAAGAATCAAATTTTGGGATTCAATATCTGGTTGATGGATCATCATCTTCCACAATTGCTACACCTGCTCCTGGTTTTTCTTTCAAAGCTTTTGGCTATAGAGTCATGCTGCCAGAATATGCTCCAGG ATGGGTCTACTTTTGGCTTCTGATGGCAGCTGGTTTTGGACTTTTTATCAGTGAAGAGGCTTTGAATATATGG GTTGGAATCTCTATAGCACGGATGCTTGTTCTAGATGGGACGTGGCAATCACTAGCGAACTCCTTTTCCAGAAATGCTCCATATATAACATCCACTATTCTCTGGGTGTACTG GGGTGTTTGTCTCAGTGATATGATACCTTTTTATCTTGGAAAGCTTTTTAAGCAATCTGGTGCATCCAATGATGTTTACTCAAAG TTAGGGATCGGAAATCAGAAGGTAAGAGATATTACAGACGCTGTACAGAAGTATGGGAATCTCATTGGTTTAG TGGAACGATTTTCTCTTGGAGTGAGAAATCCCACTGCTTTCCTGGCAGGGGCTCTG GATGTATCACCAGAGTGTTTCTTTGCTGGTGTCTGTTGTGGTGGCTTCATAACTCTTCCAATTCAG TTGACAATTGGATTTTTACTAAGAGAGCGTCCAGTATTTGCAGTTGCAACCGTTGCTACTGTAGTG GGAATCTGGACTGTGTTCCCCTACGCAGTGGCTGCCGTTACAGCATTATTCCTATATCTACGGCGCCAGTTTTCTGGTTAG
- the LOC132610089 gene encoding uncharacterized protein LOC132610089 isoform X2 encodes MHKASDDLTGNLEDKTVPPRSSLLAKLAIALGIAATVTFLSIGLKQPIQESNFGIQYLVDGSSSSTIATPAPGFSFKAFGYRVMLPEYAPGWVYFWLLMAAGFGLFISEEALNIWVGISIARMLVLDGTWQSLANSFSRNAPYITSTILWVYWGVCLSDMIPFYLGKLFKQSGASNDVYSKLGIGNQKVRDITDAVQKYGNLIGLVERFSLGVRNPTAFLAGALDVSPECFFAGVCCGGFITLPIQLTIGFLLRERPVFAVATVATVVGIWTVFPYAVAAVTALFLYLRRQFSG; translated from the exons ATGCATAAGGCTTCCGATGATTTAACTGGTAATCTGGAAGATAAAACTGTTCCCCCAAGAAGTTCGCTTTTGGCAAAACTGGCAATAGCGCTAGGTATAGCTGCTACAGTTACATTCCTATCCATAGGTCTCAAGCAGCCTATTCAAGAATCAAATTTTGGGATTCAATATCTGGTTGATGGATCATCATCTTCCACAATTGCTACACCTGCTCCTGGTTTTTCTTTCAAAGCTTTTGGCTATAGAGTCATGCTGCCAGAATATGCTCCAGG ATGGGTCTACTTTTGGCTTCTGATGGCAGCTGGTTTTGGACTTTTTATCAGTGAAGAGGCTTTGAATATATGG GTTGGAATCTCTATAGCACGGATGCTTGTTCTAGATGGGACGTGGCAATCACTAGCGAACTCCTTTTCCAGAAATGCTCCATATATAACATCCACTATTCTCTGGGTGTACTG GGGTGTTTGTCTCAGTGATATGATACCTTTTTATCTTGGAAAGCTTTTTAAGCAATCTGGTGCATCCAATGATGTTTACTCAAAG TTAGGGATCGGAAATCAGAAGGTAAGAGATATTACAGACGCTGTACAGAAGTATGGGAATCTCATTGGTTTAG TGGAACGATTTTCTCTTGGAGTGAGAAATCCCACTGCTTTCCTGGCAGGGGCTCTG GATGTATCACCAGAGTGTTTCTTTGCTGGTGTCTGTTGTGGTGGCTTCATAACTCTTCCAATTCAG TTGACAATTGGATTTTTACTAAGAGAGCGTCCAGTATTTGCAGTTGCAACCGTTGCTACTGTAGTG GGAATCTGGACTGTGTTCCCCTACGCAGTGGCTGCCGTTACAGCATTATTCCTATATCTACGGCGCCAGTTTTCTGGTTAG